A genome region from Micromonospora peucetia includes the following:
- a CDS encoding response regulator, which yields MISLLIVDDHPVVRDGLRGMFSADSRFDVLGEAGDGAEAIAAGEKLQPDVILMDLRMPRTDGVTAIRELAKRGVPARVLVLTTYDTDSDVLPAIEAGATGYLLKDAPREELFRAVEAAVQGQAVLSPAVATRLMRQMRQPASEPLSQRELEVLELIARGSTNREAAKQLFISEATVKTHLLHAYAKLGVNDRAAAVATAISRGYLTPRG from the coding sequence GTGATCTCACTCCTGATCGTCGACGACCACCCGGTGGTCCGGGACGGACTGCGCGGCATGTTCAGCGCCGACTCGCGCTTCGACGTGCTCGGCGAGGCCGGTGACGGCGCGGAGGCCATCGCTGCCGGGGAGAAGCTCCAACCCGACGTGATCTTGATGGATCTACGGATGCCGAGGACCGACGGCGTCACCGCCATCAGGGAACTGGCGAAACGCGGAGTGCCGGCCCGCGTGCTGGTGCTCACCACGTACGACACGGACAGCGACGTGCTGCCAGCCATCGAGGCCGGCGCCACCGGCTACCTGCTGAAGGACGCGCCGAGGGAAGAGTTGTTCCGCGCGGTGGAGGCGGCCGTACAGGGGCAGGCGGTGCTCTCCCCCGCCGTCGCGACCCGGCTCATGCGGCAGATGCGGCAGCCGGCCTCAGAGCCGCTGTCGCAGCGGGAGCTGGAGGTCCTGGAACTGATCGCCCGCGGCTCGACGAACCGCGAGGCGGCGAAGCAACTGTTCATCAGCGAGGCGACGGTCAAGACGCACCTGCTGCACGCGTACGCGAAGCTCGGCGTCAACGACCGGGCGGCGGCCGTGGCCACCGCGATTTCCCGCGGTTACCTGACGCCACGGGGCTGA
- a CDS encoding CHAP domain-containing protein produces the protein MPRITVRVLGALGASMLGATLGVLAVAVPAQAASRDGICDTGEFCYYYNSGHAGSISDHTGSLANYGSTQPDCYEFKGAGDGQGLCVKNNAAAAWNRTSNTVRVYYNSDYDASYAYQDLAPGAKTNLNATLKNNNASHQLISGTSYPAKDDYPYKGQSAETDPWYFWKGQCTSFAAWALRSRVGVPFNNQYGGAMWGNAKDWVAAAGRAGVPVHNSPKAGDIAVRLGGTYGHVAFVTSVNSNGTFEVDEYNYNVAVAYSHRTVSVGTADNQFSKFIRFK, from the coding sequence ATGCCCAGGATCACCGTTCGCGTCCTCGGCGCCCTCGGCGCGAGCATGCTCGGCGCAACCCTCGGCGTCCTGGCGGTCGCCGTGCCCGCTCAGGCAGCGTCCCGCGACGGAATCTGCGACACCGGCGAGTTCTGCTACTACTACAACAGCGGCCACGCGGGCTCGATCTCCGACCACACCGGATCACTGGCCAACTACGGCTCGACCCAGCCGGACTGCTACGAGTTCAAGGGGGCCGGCGACGGCCAGGGCCTGTGCGTCAAGAACAACGCCGCCGCCGCGTGGAACCGCACCAGCAACACCGTGCGGGTCTACTACAACAGCGACTACGACGCCTCCTACGCGTACCAGGACCTCGCACCCGGCGCGAAGACGAACCTGAACGCCACGCTGAAGAACAACAACGCCTCCCACCAGCTGATCTCCGGGACGAGCTACCCGGCCAAGGACGACTACCCGTACAAGGGCCAGAGTGCGGAAACCGACCCCTGGTACTTCTGGAAGGGGCAGTGCACCAGTTTCGCGGCCTGGGCGCTGCGGAGCCGGGTCGGCGTGCCCTTCAACAACCAGTACGGCGGGGCCATGTGGGGTAACGCCAAGGACTGGGTCGCCGCCGCCGGGCGCGCCGGCGTACCGGTCCACAACAGCCCGAAGGCCGGTGACATCGCGGTCCGGCTGGGCGGCACCTACGGTCACGTCGCCTTCGTCACCAGCGTCAACTCGAACGGCACCTTCGAGGTCGACGAGTACAACTACAACGTCGCGGTCGCGTACAGCCACCGGACGGTGTCGGTAGGCACCGCCGACAACCAGTTCTCCAAGTTCATCCGCTTCAAGTGA
- the treZ gene encoding malto-oligosyltrehalose trehalohydrolase, producing MTEFTVWAPNAARVRLRLPGVTDHEMRSGPDGWWRVEVPAAGPGTDYAYLLDDDERALPDPRSAWQPTGVHGPSRRYDHTAFEWTDHAWTGRQLPGSVLYELHVGTFTPEGTFDAAIGRLDHLVDLGVDLIELLPVNAFNGEHNWGYDGVCWYAPHQPYGGPDGLKRLVDAAHARGLGVILDVVYNHFGPSGAYAPMFAPYLTEQNNTWGRTVNLDGPHSDGVRRYIVDSVLMWLRDYHVDGLRLDAVHAMPDSRATPLLEEVAVEVDSLATHLGRPLSLIAESDLNDPRLITPREAGGFGLHAQWNDDAHHALHTLLTGERQGYYGDFGSLECLTDVLTGGFFHAGSWSSFRNRRHGRPVDRQRLPGHRLVAYLQNHDQIGNRATGDRISASLSPSLLRVGATLLFTAPFTPMLFMGEEWAAATPWQFFTSHPEPELATAVATGRKREFAAHGWTSDDVPDPQDPQTFARSRLDWAELDKPEHREMYEFHKRLIALRKSRADLSDPRLHAVDVRHGDQFLVMRRGECLVVANLAAKPQRITLPGVARRVLLATGEGVTVTRDRIDLPAETAAVVAL from the coding sequence ATGACCGAGTTCACGGTGTGGGCGCCGAACGCCGCCCGGGTCCGGCTGCGCCTGCCGGGCGTCACCGACCACGAGATGCGCTCCGGCCCCGACGGCTGGTGGCGCGTCGAGGTGCCCGCCGCCGGCCCCGGCACCGACTACGCCTACCTGCTCGACGACGACGAGCGGGCCCTGCCCGACCCCCGGTCGGCCTGGCAGCCAACGGGGGTGCACGGGCCGAGCCGGCGCTACGACCACACGGCGTTCGAGTGGACCGACCACGCCTGGACCGGCCGGCAACTGCCGGGCAGCGTCCTCTACGAGCTGCACGTCGGCACGTTCACCCCCGAGGGCACCTTCGACGCCGCCATCGGCCGCCTCGACCACCTGGTCGACCTCGGCGTCGACCTGATCGAACTGCTGCCGGTCAACGCCTTCAACGGCGAGCACAACTGGGGCTACGACGGGGTCTGCTGGTATGCCCCGCACCAGCCCTACGGCGGGCCGGACGGCCTGAAACGGCTGGTCGACGCCGCCCACGCCAGAGGCCTGGGGGTGATCCTCGACGTCGTCTACAACCATTTCGGGCCCTCCGGGGCCTACGCGCCGATGTTCGCGCCGTACCTCACCGAGCAGAACAACACCTGGGGCCGCACCGTCAACCTCGACGGCCCACACTCCGACGGCGTACGCCGCTACATCGTCGACAGCGTGCTGATGTGGCTGCGCGACTACCACGTCGACGGGCTGCGGCTCGACGCCGTGCACGCCATGCCCGACTCGCGCGCCACCCCGCTGCTGGAGGAGGTGGCGGTCGAGGTCGATTCGCTGGCCACCCACCTCGGCCGGCCGCTGTCGCTGATCGCCGAGTCCGACCTCAACGACCCCCGGCTGATCACCCCGAGGGAGGCCGGCGGCTTCGGCCTGCACGCCCAGTGGAACGACGACGCCCACCACGCCCTGCACACCCTGCTCACCGGCGAACGGCAGGGCTACTACGGCGACTTCGGCTCCCTGGAATGCCTCACCGACGTGCTGACCGGCGGCTTCTTCCACGCCGGCAGCTGGTCCAGTTTCCGCAACCGGCGGCACGGGCGGCCCGTGGACCGGCAGCGACTTCCCGGGCACCGGCTGGTGGCCTACCTGCAGAACCACGACCAGATCGGCAACCGGGCCACCGGCGACCGGATCTCGGCATCGCTGTCCCCGTCTCTGCTCCGGGTGGGGGCGACACTGCTGTTCACCGCGCCGTTCACGCCGATGCTGTTCATGGGGGAGGAGTGGGCAGCCGCCACGCCGTGGCAGTTCTTCACCAGCCACCCCGAGCCCGAACTGGCGACCGCCGTCGCCACCGGCCGCAAGCGGGAGTTCGCGGCGCACGGCTGGACCTCGGACGACGTGCCCGACCCGCAGGACCCGCAGACCTTCGCCCGCTCCCGGCTCGACTGGGCGGAGCTGGACAAACCCGAACACCGCGAGATGTACGAGTTCCACAAGCGGCTCATCGCGCTGCGCAAGAGCCGGGCCGACCTGTCCGACCCGAGGTTGCACGCCGTCGACGTACGCCACGGCGACCAGTTCCTGGTGATGCGACGGGGCGAGTGCCTGGTGGTGGCGAACCTGGCCGCCAAACCGCAGCGGATCACGCTGCCGGGGGTGGCGCGTCGGGTGCTGCTGGCCACGGGGGAGGGGGTCACGGTGACCCGCGACCGGATCGACCTGCCGGCGGAGACGGCGGCGGTCGTGGCGCTCTGA
- the treY gene encoding malto-oligosyltrehalose synthase: MSSTPRPDAPRVGATYRVQVRPGFDLDATADLAGYLADLGVTHLYSAPLLTATPGSAHGYDVVDHRAVNPELGGEAARLRLLRALRAAGLGLVVDIVPNHAGVAVPAASPPWWDVLRRGRDSPYAGWFDVDWDRGRLLLPVLADSPDALDDLKLADGELRYHEHRFPVADGTGDGTPREVHDRQHYELVSWRRGDAELTYRRFFAVSDLAGLRVEDPAVFAATHELVLRWAAAGEVDGIRVDHPDGLRDPSAYLARLRAAAPAAWLVVEKILEYGEELPDWPVDGTTGYDALAAVCGLFVDPDAEGDFTALDTHLVGRHTSWQDLTHDTKLAAATRLLSAELTRLAALAPEVDREAARAALAELAAAFAVYRGYPPEGARHLAAARAEAGRRRRDLTGVLDAVTRRLRDPDDELAKRFPQFTGAVMAKGVEDTAFYRWSRFVALNEVGGSPAHFGVPPAEFHRFATARQVRWPASMTTLSTHDTKRSEDVRARLAVLSELPGRWADLVTRWAARAPLPDPAFAHLLWQTAVGAWPIGRERLHAYAEKAAREASAATSWADPDPAFERAMHAVIDAMYDDPELHAELTAFAVEIAPAGWSNSLGQKLVQLAMPGVPDTYQGTELWDNSLVDPDNRRPVDFAVRRELLARLDDGPLPQVDADGAAKLLVVSRTLRLRRDRPELFTGYRPVPAHGPAGRHALAFDRGGAVAVATRLPLGLARVRGWGDTSLSLPVHEMTDLFTGRVYSGGETPLADLLATYPVALLAPTAESVEAAS; the protein is encoded by the coding sequence ATGTCGAGCACCCCTCGACCCGACGCGCCCCGGGTGGGCGCCACCTACCGGGTGCAGGTCCGCCCCGGCTTCGACCTGGACGCCACCGCCGACCTCGCCGGCTACCTGGCCGACCTGGGCGTCACCCACCTCTACAGCGCGCCCCTGCTGACCGCCACCCCCGGCTCGGCGCACGGCTACGACGTGGTCGACCACCGGGCCGTCAACCCCGAGCTGGGTGGCGAGGCGGCCCGGCTCCGGCTGCTGCGGGCACTGCGCGCCGCCGGGCTGGGGCTGGTCGTGGACATCGTGCCCAACCACGCCGGGGTGGCCGTGCCCGCCGCCAGCCCGCCCTGGTGGGATGTGCTGCGCCGGGGCCGGGACTCGCCGTACGCCGGCTGGTTCGACGTCGACTGGGACCGGGGCCGGCTGCTGCTGCCGGTGCTGGCCGACTCCCCGGACGCCCTCGACGACCTCAAGCTCGCCGACGGGGAGCTGCGCTACCACGAGCATCGCTTCCCGGTCGCCGACGGCACCGGCGACGGCACTCCCCGCGAGGTGCACGACCGGCAGCACTACGAACTGGTCTCCTGGCGGCGCGGCGACGCCGAGCTGACGTACCGCCGGTTCTTCGCCGTTTCCGACCTGGCCGGGCTGCGGGTGGAGGACCCGGCGGTCTTCGCCGCCACCCACGAGCTGGTGCTGCGCTGGGCGGCGGCCGGCGAGGTCGACGGCATCCGGGTGGACCACCCGGACGGGCTGCGCGACCCGTCGGCCTACCTGGCCCGGCTGCGCGCCGCCGCCCCCGCCGCCTGGCTGGTGGTGGAGAAGATCCTGGAGTACGGCGAGGAGTTGCCCGACTGGCCGGTGGACGGCACCACCGGCTACGACGCCCTCGCCGCCGTCTGCGGGCTCTTCGTCGACCCCGACGCCGAAGGCGACTTCACCGCCCTCGACACCCACCTGGTCGGGCGGCACACCTCCTGGCAGGACCTCACCCACGACACGAAGCTCGCCGCCGCCACCCGCCTGCTGTCGGCCGAGCTGACCCGGCTCGCCGCGCTCGCCCCCGAGGTCGACCGCGAGGCCGCCCGGGCGGCGCTGGCCGAACTGGCCGCCGCCTTCGCGGTCTACCGGGGCTACCCGCCGGAGGGCGCCCGGCACCTGGCCGCCGCCCGCGCCGAGGCCGGCCGTCGCCGCCGGGACCTGACCGGCGTGCTGGACGCGGTCACCCGCCGCCTGCGCGACCCGGACGACGAACTGGCGAAGCGCTTCCCGCAGTTCACCGGCGCGGTCATGGCCAAGGGGGTGGAGGACACCGCCTTCTACCGGTGGAGCCGCTTCGTCGCGCTCAACGAGGTCGGCGGCAGCCCCGCGCACTTCGGCGTGCCGCCGGCCGAGTTCCACCGCTTCGCCACCGCCCGCCAGGTGCGCTGGCCGGCGAGCATGACCACGCTCTCCACCCACGACACCAAGCGCTCCGAGGACGTCCGGGCCCGCCTCGCCGTGCTCAGCGAACTGCCGGGGCGCTGGGCCGACCTGGTCACCCGGTGGGCGGCCCGCGCGCCGCTGCCCGACCCGGCCTTCGCGCACCTGCTCTGGCAGACCGCCGTCGGCGCCTGGCCGATCGGGCGCGAGCGGCTGCACGCGTACGCCGAGAAGGCCGCCCGGGAGGCATCGGCCGCCACGAGCTGGGCCGACCCTGACCCGGCCTTCGAGCGGGCCATGCACGCCGTCATCGACGCGATGTACGACGACCCGGAACTGCACGCCGAGCTGACCGCCTTCGCCGTCGAGATCGCCCCCGCCGGCTGGTCCAACTCGCTCGGGCAGAAGCTCGTGCAGCTCGCCATGCCCGGCGTGCCGGACACCTACCAGGGCACCGAGCTGTGGGACAACTCCCTGGTCGACCCGGACAACCGCCGCCCGGTCGACTTCGCCGTACGCCGGGAGCTGCTGGCCCGGCTCGACGACGGCCCGCTTCCGCAGGTCGACGCCGACGGGGCGGCGAAGCTGCTCGTGGTGTCGCGGACCCTGCGGCTGCGCCGCGACCGCCCGGAGCTGTTCACCGGCTACCGACCGGTGCCGGCCCACGGGCCCGCCGGGCGGCACGCGCTCGCCTTCGACCGAGGCGGCGCGGTCGCGGTCGCCACCCGGCTGCCGCTCGGGCTGGCCCGCGTCCGCGGCTGGGGCGACACCTCCCTGTCACTTCCCGTTCACGAGATGACCGACCTGTTCACCGGCCGGGTCTACAGTGGCGGGGAGACTCCGCTGGCCGACCTGCTGGCCACCTACCCTGTCGCGTTGCTGGCTCCCACCGCCGAGTCCGTGGAGGCTGCGTCATGA
- the glgX gene encoding glycogen debranching protein GlgX: MQVWPGERYPLGATYDGMGTNFAIFSEVAERIELCLFDEWDTGAERRVELREVDAYVWHAYIPGIEPGQRYGYRVHGPYDPANGLRCNPAKLLLDPYAKAIDGDVRWDPAVYDYEHGDPERMNTTDSAAFMPKSVVVNPYFDWGNDKPPRIPYHHSVIYEAHVRGLTMRHPDIPDELRGTYAGLASPPMIEHLTKLGVTAIELMPVHQFVHDHRLTDLGLRNYWGYNTIGFFAPHHGYSALGHLGQQVQEFRGMVKALHAAGIEVILDVVYNHTAEGNHLGPTLSFKGVDNPSYYRLSESDRRYYVDYTGTGNSLNVRSPHSLQLIMDSLRYWVTEMHVDGFRFDLAATLAREFYEVDRLSTFFEVVQQDPVVSQVKLIAEPWDVGPGGYQVGNFPPVWTEWNGKYRDTVRDFWRGEPATLAEFASRISGSADLYQDDGRRPFHSINFVTCHDGFTLRDLVSYNDKHNEANGEENRDGESHNRSWNCGVEGDTDDEAVRALRARQRRNFLATLVLSQGVPMIGHGDELGRTQHGNNNAYCQDSELAWVDWDAVDTDLLDFTRKLVDFRRRHQVFRRRRFFTGLTVRSRQVDEPLPDLAWYTPDGREMTGEDWGNDFGRAVALFVNGEGIRERGPYGQRHVDDSFLLCFNAHDAPLDFTMPGPEFGQRWELVISTAEPEPEKTTVVEAGGTLSVPDRCVVVLERTA, from the coding sequence ATGCAGGTCTGGCCGGGTGAGCGGTACCCACTGGGGGCCACCTACGACGGGATGGGCACCAACTTCGCCATCTTCTCCGAGGTGGCCGAGCGGATCGAGCTGTGCCTGTTCGACGAGTGGGACACCGGGGCGGAACGGCGGGTCGAGCTGCGGGAGGTCGACGCGTACGTCTGGCACGCGTACATCCCCGGCATCGAGCCAGGGCAACGGTACGGCTACCGGGTGCACGGCCCGTACGACCCCGCGAACGGGCTGCGCTGCAACCCGGCCAAACTGCTGCTCGACCCGTACGCCAAGGCAATCGACGGCGACGTGCGCTGGGACCCGGCGGTCTACGACTACGAGCACGGCGACCCGGAGCGGATGAACACGACCGACTCGGCGGCGTTCATGCCGAAGTCGGTGGTGGTCAACCCGTACTTCGACTGGGGCAACGACAAGCCGCCCCGCATCCCCTACCACCATTCGGTGATCTACGAGGCGCACGTGCGTGGCCTGACGATGCGCCACCCGGACATCCCCGACGAGCTGCGCGGCACGTACGCCGGCCTGGCCTCCCCGCCGATGATCGAGCACCTGACGAAGCTCGGGGTGACCGCCATCGAGCTGATGCCGGTGCACCAGTTCGTGCACGACCACCGGCTCACCGACCTGGGCCTGCGCAACTACTGGGGCTACAACACCATCGGCTTCTTCGCACCGCACCACGGCTACTCGGCGCTGGGCCACCTCGGCCAGCAGGTGCAGGAGTTCCGGGGCATGGTCAAGGCACTGCACGCCGCCGGCATCGAGGTCATCCTCGACGTGGTCTACAACCACACCGCCGAGGGCAACCACCTCGGCCCGACGCTCAGCTTCAAGGGCGTCGACAACCCCAGCTACTACCGGCTCAGCGAGTCCGACCGCCGCTACTACGTCGACTACACCGGCACCGGCAACAGCCTCAACGTGCGTAGCCCGCACTCGCTGCAACTGATCATGGATTCGTTGCGTTACTGGGTGACCGAGATGCACGTCGACGGGTTCCGCTTCGACCTCGCCGCCACGCTGGCCCGCGAGTTCTACGAGGTGGACCGCCTCTCCACCTTCTTCGAGGTGGTGCAGCAGGACCCGGTGGTCAGCCAGGTCAAGCTGATCGCCGAGCCGTGGGACGTCGGGCCCGGCGGCTACCAGGTGGGCAACTTCCCGCCGGTGTGGACCGAGTGGAACGGAAAATACCGCGACACCGTGCGCGACTTCTGGCGCGGCGAGCCGGCCACCCTCGCCGAGTTCGCCTCCCGGATCTCCGGCTCCGCCGACCTCTACCAGGACGACGGGCGCCGCCCGTTCCACAGCATCAACTTCGTCACCTGCCACGACGGGTTCACCCTGCGCGACCTGGTGTCGTACAACGACAAGCACAACGAGGCCAACGGCGAGGAGAACCGGGACGGGGAGAGCCACAACCGGTCCTGGAACTGCGGCGTCGAGGGCGACACCGACGACGAGGCGGTACGCGCCCTGCGGGCGAGGCAGCGGCGCAACTTCCTGGCCACCCTGGTGCTCTCCCAGGGCGTACCGATGATCGGCCACGGCGACGAGCTGGGTCGCACCCAGCACGGCAACAACAACGCCTACTGCCAGGACAGCGAGTTGGCCTGGGTCGACTGGGACGCCGTCGACACCGACCTGCTGGACTTCACCCGCAAGCTGGTCGACTTCCGCCGCCGGCACCAGGTGTTCCGCCGCCGTCGGTTCTTCACCGGCCTCACCGTACGCAGCCGCCAGGTCGACGAGCCGCTGCCGGACCTGGCCTGGTACACCCCCGACGGGCGGGAGATGACCGGCGAGGACTGGGGCAACGACTTCGGCCGGGCCGTCGCGTTGTTCGTCAACGGCGAGGGCATCCGCGAGCGCGGCCCGTACGGCCAGCGCCACGTGGACGACTCCTTCCTGCTCTGCTTCAACGCCCACGACGCGCCGCTGGACTTCACCATGCCCGGCCCCGAGTTCGGCCAGCGCTGGGAACTGGTGATCAGCACCGCGGAACCGGAACCGGAGAAGACCACGGTGGTCGAGGCGGGCGGCACCCTCAGCGTCCCCGACCGGTGCGTGGTGGTGCTGGAGAGGACGGCCTGA
- a CDS encoding response regulator transcription factor has translation MCVRVLLVEDDLRVAAALSTALRRRGHEVVPALTAAEAIRADPVDLVLLDLNLPDRDGLEVCRQLRQVDEDVAIIAVSARAEEYDRVAGLRAGADDYVVKPFSMVELEARIEAVMRRTARSARTMSQLRVGTLRIDVNARRVWVGDREVGLARKEFDLLVALARQAGMVVPRDRLQLDVWQTTWGSRHNLDVHVAALRGKLDDAGLVETVRGVGYRLRTG, from the coding sequence ATGTGCGTGCGGGTGCTCCTGGTGGAAGACGACCTGCGCGTGGCTGCTGCCCTCTCCACGGCCCTGCGCCGTCGGGGACACGAGGTGGTGCCGGCGCTGACGGCCGCCGAGGCGATCCGGGCCGACCCGGTCGACCTGGTCCTGCTGGACCTCAACCTGCCCGACCGGGACGGCCTGGAGGTGTGCCGGCAACTGCGTCAGGTCGACGAGGACGTCGCCATCATCGCGGTCAGCGCCCGCGCCGAGGAGTACGACCGGGTGGCCGGCCTGCGGGCCGGCGCCGACGACTACGTCGTCAAGCCGTTCTCGATGGTGGAGTTGGAGGCCCGCATCGAGGCGGTGATGCGTCGCACCGCCCGTAGTGCCCGGACCATGAGCCAGTTGCGGGTCGGCACGCTGCGCATCGACGTCAACGCCCGGCGGGTCTGGGTGGGCGACCGGGAGGTCGGCCTGGCCCGCAAGGAGTTCGACCTGCTGGTGGCGCTGGCCCGGCAGGCCGGCATGGTGGTGCCCCGGGACCGGTTGCAGTTGGACGTCTGGCAGACCACCTGGGGCAGCCGGCACAACCTCGACGTCCACGTCGCGGCCCTGCGGGGCAAGCTCGACGACGCCGGTCTGGTCGAGACGGTCCGCGGCGTCGGATACCGGCTACGCACCGGCTGA
- a CDS encoding M14 family metallopeptidase, which translates to MFSALLAATMVATAVPAQAQPQLTAAQQQAEPNQVQGLKVTQGDGYATLAWTLVDGATDYQIERTPYAEDGTPGTPVITGVWRPNRQINNTEPTFADAGFVPGSRFQWRVRARFGTEAQPFSAPVSGDTRAHWGNPGTPGENLRTQWEDTLGAQYTSDVNEYAYTAAIDAASDRVRVVEIGRTVQDRPINMLVIGYPKPPATPSAVAATNPLMVNCNVHGNEPGDREACLIMARQLAFSKDSKTLDLLSKTTMLIVPTLNGDGRANNTRGNSTGQDLNRDHSLIRQPETRALAEMVRDYRPIAGYDGHEYGNANTGDLPMLPPRHQNVAQGIFDESQDMIEGHMYGQGAKDGWWACPYGCTSNATVGLSEETILRNTLGLKNVVNSLLELRSSGGPTRPDESNTANNRRRKTYSALWTFNEFFKYHGASVKDITKARAEAITFQSANEGRIVFRGSRKIEAYPAPHPGEAPPPVDAPTPERILEQPPCAYKLTEEQYNGARTDGPDGKRTTAAQRIAAHGWQVVKVADGYLVPLSQPQRGLIPLLLDEQAVEGLVAGERIAPTLTGTRNGPLVVSGVACLDGATVRGPIQVRPGATLIVNGSSLNGPVNAVGAAGVFITDSTVKGLVLATATQGPVVLVGNELTGLVGVSAGKGTAPLVAGNTVKGSLTCLGNAAAPMNMEVANTVRGLKLGQCARL; encoded by the coding sequence GTGTTCTCCGCCCTGCTCGCCGCCACCATGGTGGCGACGGCGGTGCCCGCTCAGGCGCAGCCGCAGCTCACCGCGGCCCAGCAGCAGGCGGAGCCGAACCAGGTGCAGGGCCTCAAGGTCACCCAGGGCGACGGATACGCCACGCTGGCGTGGACCCTGGTGGACGGTGCCACCGACTACCAGATCGAGCGGACCCCCTACGCCGAGGACGGCACCCCCGGCACACCGGTGATCACCGGTGTCTGGCGCCCCAACCGCCAGATCAACAACACCGAGCCGACCTTCGCCGACGCCGGCTTCGTTCCCGGCAGCCGCTTCCAGTGGCGGGTCCGGGCCCGCTTCGGCACCGAGGCCCAGCCCTTCTCCGCACCGGTCAGCGGCGACACCCGGGCCCACTGGGGCAACCCGGGCACGCCGGGTGAGAACCTGCGTACCCAGTGGGAGGACACCCTGGGCGCGCAGTACACCAGCGACGTCAACGAGTACGCGTACACCGCCGCGATCGACGCGGCCAGCGACCGCGTCCGGGTGGTGGAGATCGGTCGCACCGTCCAGGACCGGCCGATCAACATGCTGGTCATCGGCTACCCCAAGCCGCCGGCGACCCCGAGCGCCGTGGCCGCGACCAACCCCCTGATGGTCAACTGCAACGTGCACGGCAACGAGCCGGGCGACCGCGAGGCCTGCCTGATCATGGCCCGGCAGTTGGCCTTCTCCAAGGACAGCAAGACCCTCGACCTGCTGTCGAAGACCACCATGCTGATCGTGCCGACGCTCAACGGCGACGGGCGGGCCAACAACACCCGCGGCAACTCCACCGGTCAGGACCTCAACCGGGACCACTCGCTGATCCGCCAGCCGGAGACCCGCGCCCTCGCCGAGATGGTCCGCGACTACCGGCCGATCGCCGGCTACGACGGCCACGAGTACGGCAACGCCAACACCGGTGACCTGCCGATGCTGCCGCCTCGGCACCAGAACGTGGCGCAGGGGATCTTCGACGAGTCGCAGGACATGATCGAAGGCCACATGTACGGCCAGGGCGCCAAGGACGGCTGGTGGGCCTGCCCGTACGGCTGCACCTCCAACGCCACGGTGGGCCTCAGCGAAGAGACCATCCTGCGCAACACCCTCGGCCTGAAGAACGTCGTCAACTCCCTGCTGGAGCTGCGCAGCTCCGGCGGCCCGACGCGGCCGGACGAGAGCAACACCGCGAACAACCGCCGGCGCAAGACGTACTCCGCGCTGTGGACGTTCAACGAGTTCTTCAAGTACCACGGCGCCAGCGTCAAGGACATCACCAAGGCCCGCGCCGAGGCGATCACGTTCCAGTCCGCCAACGAGGGACGGATCGTGTTCCGGGGCTCCCGGAAGATCGAGGCGTACCCCGCCCCGCACCCGGGTGAGGCCCCGCCGCCCGTGGACGCCCCCACCCCCGAGCGGATCCTCGAGCAGCCGCCGTGCGCGTACAAGCTGACCGAGGAGCAGTACAACGGTGCGCGTACCGACGGTCCGGACGGCAAGCGCACCACCGCCGCGCAGCGCATCGCCGCCCACGGCTGGCAGGTGGTCAAGGTCGCCGACGGCTACCTGGTTCCGCTGTCCCAGCCGCAGCGGGGCCTGATCCCGCTGCTGCTCGACGAGCAGGCCGTCGAGGGCCTGGTCGCCGGTGAGCGGATCGCCCCCACCCTGACCGGCACCCGCAACGGTCCGCTGGTCGTCTCCGGCGTCGCCTGCCTCGACGGTGCCACCGTCCGGGGACCGATCCAGGTGCGCCCCGGCGCCACGCTGATCGTCAACGGCAGCTCGCTCAACGGTCCGGTGAACGCCGTCGGCGCTGCCGGGGTCTTCATCACCGACAGCACGGTCAAGGGCCTGGTGCTCGCCACCGCCACCCAGGGCCCGGTCGTCCTGGTCGGCAACGAGCTGACCGGCCTGGTCGGCGTCTCCGCCGGCAAGGGCACGGCCCCGCTGGTGGCCGGCAACACCGTCAAGGGCTCGCTGACCTGCCTCGGCAACGCCGCGGCGCCGATGAACATGGAGGTCGCCAACACCGTGCGGGGCCTGAAGTTGGGCCAGTGCGCACGGCTGTGA